The Phaenicophaeus curvirostris isolate KB17595 chromosome 15, BPBGC_Pcur_1.0, whole genome shotgun sequence genome window below encodes:
- the LOC138727209 gene encoding protocadherin beta-15-like — protein sequence MGNKKEELEAVVGQGDYGVVAIMEAWWYDSYNWSAAVLGYKLFMWDRKASSSKGRAGGSAAAEQQRKYSPVRRWVGVLAANRRVPVPAPALQAPAERKSRGSRSGRAAAHGVGELGGFQAPQPGIVDQIRLGRRWTMLGTTEDGEWLLWRVRASGRRSGERQRRVILLLVCVCVCQSRAEPLRYSLAEEMERESFVGNIAEDLGLSPSQLAARKARVVSEGNERLFHLNRNTGVLTAKESLDREQMCPQSDTCTVFFKIVFENPLELIRGELEVLDVNDNSPVFPEKEVVLEILETTSPGSRFPLQSARDKDVGQNGLQNYSLESNSHFSLDIGIGKGGTKYAELVLERQLDREEQPQLNLLLTASDGGSPPRSGTTQVRIVVLDANDNTPVFSREVYEVQLAENSPPGQLVVRVAAADPDEGSNGKVRYRFTQISERSRQLFQLNPDTGEIRVAGNVDFEEGKHHDLVVRATDGGGLSAHCKVQVEVLDVNDNAPEITLTSQSVSIPEDAPPRTVVALLSVRDRDSSDNGRTECSIDGDSPFMLTGGGDEYYELRTTAALDRERAAEYNVTVRAADRGRRRLSSRASLRVQVSDVNDNAPEFTQAVYTASVSENEGPMVRIGSVSATDADAGANGRVRYALVRQEGAEQPAVSVNAESGAVFLLRPLDYEQVRALEVAVRAADGGSPPLSAQAVLRVVVRDENDNAPVVLHPPAESSGAAAGELVPRSAEAGYLVAKVVAVDADAGQNAWLSYELWKATEPGLFRVGPHSGEVRTARAVAERDAPRHRLVVLVRDRGRPPRSATATLGIALVGGFSDAHLRGAEEAPAAEPEGPLTLSLTVCLACVSALFLATAGAAVAAKVRRARRSAAESLPAFPQSAPPSSAGSLPRSSVYDVCFAAGSLDGDLRFLGPLLPCFPAGLPPGPAEQRSSLCSTEAANLGDDGDRAAEVRDLPGPGRGGERGGSSAGGSGCRSHQVYQRKGGGQLHLDQVLKTIEVKDERELTSPLPGSTSSVS from the exons cctccagcagcaaaggccGGGCTGGCGGCTCTGCCGCggctgagcagcagaggaaatattcCCCCGTGCGACGCTGGGTGGGGGTGTTGGCCGCGAACCGGCGGGTTCCTGTGCCCGCCCCGGCTTTGCAGGCACCGGCGGAGAGAAAGAGCCGCGGGAGCCGCTCGGGAAGGGCGGCGGCACACGGAGTCGGGGAGCTCGGGGGCTTTCAGGCCCCTCAGCCCGGGATTGTTGACCAAATCCGCCTCGGGCGCCGCTGGACGATGCTGGGAACGACGGAGGACGGGGAATGGCTTCTGTGGCGAGTGCGAGCGAGCGGGAGACGGAGCGGAGAGCGGCAGAGGCGAGTGATCTTGTTGCTTGTGTGCGTTTGCGTGTGTCAGAGCAGGGCCGAACCCCTCCGCTATTCCCTGgcggaggagatggagagggagtcGTTTGTGGGCAATATTGCAGAGGACCTGGGGCTTTCTCCGAGCCAGCTGGCGGCTCGCAAGGCGCGCGTTGTGTCCGAGGGGAACGAGCGGCTTTTCCACCTCAATCGAAACACGGGAGTGCTGACGGCAAAGGAGTCTCTGGACCGAGAGCAGATGTGTCCGCAGAGCGATACCTGCACCGTCTTCTTTAAGATAGTCTTTGAAAATCCGTTGGAGCTGATCCGAGGGGAGTTGGAGGTTCTTGACGTGAACGACAACTCCCCCGTCTTCCCGGAGAAGGAGGTGGTTTTAGAGATTCTGGAAACGACATCTCCTGGGTCCCGTTTCCCTCTGCAAAGTGCCAGGGACAAGGACGTGGGCCAGAACGGTTTGCAGAACTACAGCCTCGAGTCCAATTCGCATTTCTCCCTCGATATCGGAATCGGTAAAGGTGGAACAAAATACGCAGAGCTCGTCCTAGAGCGTCAGCTGGACCGGGAAGAACAGCCTCAACTGAATCTTCTCCTCACCGCTAGCGATGGGGGCTCCCCGCCCAGGTCGGGAACCACACAGGTGCGGATCGTGGTGCTGGATGCCAATGACAACACCCCGGTCTTCAGTCGGGAGGTCTACGAGGTGCAACTGGCCGAGAACAGCCCCCCGGGGCAGCTGGTGGTCAGAGTCGCGGCCGCGGATCCCGACGAAGGGTCCAACGGGAAAGTGCGATACAGATTCACCCAGATATCGGAGAGGTCCCGgcagctcttccagctgaacCCTGACACCGGGGAGATCCGAGTGGCGGGCAACGTCGACTTCGAGGAAGGGAAGCACCACGACTTGGTGGTGAGAGCCACCGACGGCGGGGGTCTGTCTGCGCACTGCAAAGTGCAGGTGGAGGTGCtggacgtgaacgacaacgcCCCGGAGATAACGCTCACCTCCCAGTCGGTCTCCATTCCCGAGGACGCGCCGCCCCGCACCGTGGTGGCCCTGTTGAGCGTGCGGGACCGCGACTCCAGCGACAACGGCAGGACTGAGTGCTCCATCGACGGGGACTCGCCCTTCATGCTGACGGGCGGCGGGGATGAGTACTACGAGCTGAGGACGACGGCGGCGCTGGACAGGGAGCGGGCGGCAGAGTATAACGTGACGGTGAGAGCCGCGGACCGGGGCAGGAGGCGGCTGAGCTCCCGGGCGAGCCTGCGGGTGCAGGTGTcggacgtgaacgacaacgcgcccgaGTTCACGCAGGCGGTTTACACGGCGTCGGTGTCGGAGAACGAGGGCCCCATGGTCCGCATCGGCAGCGTGAGCGCCACGGACGCCGACGCGGGAGCGAACGGGCGCGTGAGATACGCGCTGGTGCGGCAGGAGGGCGCGGAGCAGCCCGCGGTGTCGGTGAACGCCGAGAGCGGCGCCGTTTTCCTGCTGCGGCCGCTGGACTACGAGCAGGTGCGCGCCTTGGAGGTGGCGGTGCGCGCTGCCGACGGCGGCTCGCCGCCGCTGAGCGCCCAGGCGGTGCTGCGCGTGGTGGTGCGCGAcgagaacgacaacgcgcccgtgGTGCTGCACCCGCCCGCCGAGAGcagcggcgcggcggcgggcgaGCTGGTGCCGCGCTCGGCCGAGGCCGGGTACCTGGTGGCCAAGGTGGTGGCGGTGGACGCGGACGCGGGGCAGAACGCGTGGCTGTCGTACGAGCTGTGGAAGGCGACGGAGCCGGGGCTGTTCCGCGTGGGGCCGCACAGCGGCGAGGTGCGCACGGCGCGGGCCGTGGCGGAGCGGGACGCGCCCCGGCACAGGCTCGTCGTGCTGGTGCGAGACCGCGggcggccgccgcgctccgCCACCGCCACCCTCGGCATCGCCCTGGTCGGCGGCTTCTCCGACGCCCATCTGCGGGGCgccgaggaggcgccggccgcCGAGCCCGAGGGGCCGCTCACCCTCTCCCTCACCGTCTGCCTGGCCTGCGTGTCCGCCCTCTTCCTGGCCACGGCGGGGGCCGCCGTGGCGGCCAAGGTGCGGCGGGCCCGGCGCAGCGCGGCCGAGAGCTTGCCCGCCTTCCCGCAGTCCGCCCCGCCGAGCAGCGCGGGCTCCCTGCCCCGCAGCTCCGTCTACGACGTCTGCTTCGCCGCCGGCAGCCTCGACGGCGACTTGCGCTTCCTCgggcccctcctgccctgcttcccCGCCGGGctgccccccggcccggccGAGCAGCGGAGCTCGCTCTGCTCCACGGAGGCGGCCAACCTCGGCGACGACGGCGACCGGGCTGCAGAGGTGAGGGACCTGCCCGGGCCGGGGcgaggcggggagcggggagggagcaGCGCGGGGGGCTCGGGGTGTCGCTCAC ATCAAGTGTATCAGCGCAAAGGAGGAGGGCAGCTGCACCTCGACCAGGTTCTCAAAACCATCGAAGTTAAGGACGAGAGGGAACTAACGTCCCCACTTCCTGGTTCCACCTCCTCTGTCTCTTGA